From a single Candidatus Neomarinimicrobiota bacterium genomic region:
- a CDS encoding CRTAC1 family protein, with protein sequence MVLVKGKGPGFSFLNAKKMGINLSNLLSTKSIKDNRHRLNGSGVTMGDINGDGLLDIYFARLEGANSLYKNLGNWKFKDITSSAGVACENQFSTGATFADIDGDQDIDLLVTSLGGPHKYFANNGQGQFYDMTVQAGLLQNKGATTMALADIDGDADLDLYVANYKTYTVKDLYLPQEIRLDKVISQNESGYYINSEFKEDYSLKILDNRLLMRFEHGELDNFYINEGEGIFTPVSLLGKRFNQPDSEQFPELRDWGLTVRFQDIDDDGDPDIYVCNDFESPDRVWINDGKGIFFSESNFSIRNSSWATMGIDFSDINRDGNIDFFILDMLSRQHKKRMTQMLYAPPISSPIGQTNDRPQHSRNSLFLNRGDNTFSEISQLSGVDASDWSWSNLFLDVDLDGYEDVIISTGHFYDALDGDALNQLSNRNFYDLEDWQNSLFDYPSLELPNVAFRNLGNLRFEDMSSEWGFSSVDISHGMALGDLDNDGDLDVVMNRLNDPAAIYRNDSSAPRIAVRLRGDSPNTQGIGAKVKLLGGPVDQMKEIISGGSYLSGSDPLVSFAAWDEQREFTLEVTWRSGEMSRIEGVKGNRLYEVYESS encoded by the coding sequence TTGGTTCTGGTAAAGGGAAAGGGGCCTGGTTTTTCTTTTCTTAATGCAAAAAAGATGGGAATAAATCTTTCAAACCTACTTTCAACTAAATCAATTAAGGATAATCGTCATCGACTTAATGGTTCTGGAGTAACCATGGGTGATATTAATGGTGACGGACTACTTGATATTTATTTTGCCAGACTAGAAGGAGCGAATTCATTATATAAGAATTTGGGAAATTGGAAGTTTAAAGATATTACTTCTTCAGCTGGCGTTGCTTGTGAAAACCAGTTTTCTACTGGTGCAACATTTGCAGACATTGATGGAGATCAGGACATTGACCTTCTAGTGACTTCTCTTGGGGGCCCCCACAAATATTTTGCGAACAATGGACAGGGTCAATTTTATGATATGACGGTTCAAGCGGGTCTTTTACAAAATAAAGGGGCCACAACTATGGCATTAGCCGACATAGACGGGGATGCTGATCTTGATTTGTATGTGGCTAATTATAAAACCTATACGGTAAAAGACCTCTATCTTCCACAAGAAATCAGGCTTGACAAAGTTATTAGTCAAAACGAAAGTGGTTATTACATAAACTCTGAGTTCAAGGAGGATTATTCCCTAAAGATATTGGATAATAGACTATTAATGCGTTTTGAGCATGGTGAGTTAGATAACTTTTACATAAATGAGGGTGAAGGGATTTTTACACCCGTTAGTCTTTTGGGCAAAAGATTTAATCAGCCTGACAGCGAACAGTTTCCTGAATTAAGAGACTGGGGCCTTACAGTAAGGTTTCAAGATATAGATGATGATGGAGATCCTGATATTTATGTCTGTAATGATTTTGAGAGTCCGGACCGGGTCTGGATTAATGATGGTAAGGGGATATTTTTTTCAGAATCAAACTTTTCTATACGGAATTCGAGCTGGGCTACCATGGGAATAGATTTCTCCGATATAAACAGAGATGGCAATATAGATTTTTTCATCCTCGATATGCTAAGCCGCCAGCATAAGAAAAGAATGACTCAAATGTTATATGCTCCTCCAATATCAAGTCCAATCGGCCAAACAAATGACAGACCGCAACATTCTCGAAACTCTCTTTTTTTAAACAGAGGGGATAATACGTTTTCAGAAATTTCTCAATTAAGCGGAGTTGATGCTTCTGATTGGTCTTGGTCTAATCTTTTTTTAGATGTGGATTTAGATGGCTATGAAGATGTAATTATTTCCACAGGTCATTTTTATGATGCGTTAGATGGTGATGCCCTTAACCAACTAAGTAACAGAAATTTTTATGATTTAGAAGATTGGCAAAATAGTCTGTTTGATTATCCCTCTTTGGAACTTCCTAACGTAGCGTTTCGTAATCTGGGTAATTTGCGTTTTGAAGATATGAGTAGTGAGTGGGGATTTTCTTCAGTGGATATCAGTCATGGCATGGCTTTAGGAGACCTGGATAATGATGGTGATTTGGATGTAGTAATGAACAGGTTAAATGATCCAGCGGCCATATACCGCAACGACAGCAGTGCCCCCCGTATTGCTGTAAGATTGAGGGGAGATTCCCCGAACACCCAGGGGATAGGTGCGAAGGTAAAGCTTTTGGGTGGTCCCGTAGACCAGATGAAGGAGATCATCTCCGGGGGCTCCTACCTGTCAGGCTCTGATCCCCTTGTCTCATT